One Actinomycetes bacterium genomic window, CAGGCGATCACCCCGCCGCCGAGGTGGACGGCGTTGGCGAACCCGGCGCCCTTGACCACGGCCAACGCCTCCGCCGAGCGGCCGCCCACCTTGCAGTACAGGACGATCCGCTTGTCCTGCGGCAGCCGCTCCAGCGCCGACCCGTCGAGGATCTCGCCCTTGGGGATCAGCACCGAGCCCGGGATGCTGACGATCTCGTACTCGCCCGGCTCCCGGACGTCGACGAGCAAGAAGTCCTCGCCGGCGTCCTTCATGGCCTTGAGGTCCAGCGCCGTGATCGTCGAGTCGCGGGCCGCCACGGCCGCCTCGTCCGAGATCGTCCCGCAGAACGCCTCGTAGTCGATCAGCTCGGTGACGGTCGGGTTCTTGCCGCAGACAGCGCACTCGGGGTCCTTGCGGACACCGACCTCGCGGTAGCTCATCTCCAGGGCGTCGTAGATCATCAGCCGGCCGAGCAGTGGGTCGCCGATCCCCGCCAGCAGCTTGATCGCCTCGGTGACCTGGATCGAGCCGATCGAGGCGCACAGCACCCCGAGCACGCCACCCTCGGCGCACGACGGCACCATGCCGGGCGGGGGCGGCTCCGGGTACAGGCACCGGTAGCAGGGTCCGTGCTCGGCCCAGAACACCGACGCCTGGCCGTCGAAGCGGTAGATCGAGCCCCACACGTACGGCTTGCCGAGCAGCACGCACGCGTCGTTGACCAGATATCGGGTGGCGAAGTTGTCGGTGCCGTCGACGATCAGGTCGTACTGGGCGAACAGGTCCATGACGTTGGAGGAGTCCAGCCGCTCCTCGTGCAGGACGACGTCGACGTACGGGTTGATCTCCTTGATGGAGTCCCGCGCCGACTCGGCCTTGGACCGGCCGACGTCGCTGACCCCGTGGATGATCTGCCGCTGCAGGTTCGACACGTCGACGACGTCGAACTCGACGATGCCCAGCGTGCCGACCCCGGCCGCGGCCAGGTACATCAGCGCCGGAGAACCGAGTCCACCCGCGCCCACGCACAGCACCCGTGCGTTCTTCAGGCGCTTCTGCCCGGCCATCCCGACGTCCGGGATGATCAGGTGGCGGCTGTAGCGCATGACCTCGTCGACGGTCAGCTCGGCGGCAGGCTCGACCAACGGCGGAAGGGACACGGGACGCTCCGGTGATCAGGTGAGGGCAGGTTCGGACAGATCGTTCAACCGTCAACGGTGCCAGACCGGGTCCGATTCCCCCGACCCGGGTCGTGGC contains:
- the moeZ gene encoding adenylyltransferase/sulfurtransferase MoeZ; this encodes MSLPPLVEPAAELTVDEVMRYSRHLIIPDVGMAGQKRLKNARVLCVGAGGLGSPALMYLAAAGVGTLGIVEFDVVDVSNLQRQIIHGVSDVGRSKAESARDSIKEINPYVDVVLHEERLDSSNVMDLFAQYDLIVDGTDNFATRYLVNDACVLLGKPYVWGSIYRFDGQASVFWAEHGPCYRCLYPEPPPPGMVPSCAEGGVLGVLCASIGSIQVTEAIKLLAGIGDPLLGRLMIYDALEMSYREVGVRKDPECAVCGKNPTVTELIDYEAFCGTISDEAAVAARDSTITALDLKAMKDAGEDFLLVDVREPGEYEIVSIPGSVLIPKGEILDGSALERLPQDKRIVLYCKVGGRSAEALAVVKGAGFANAVHLGGGVIAWVTQVEPDKPVY